A single region of the Marinobacter nanhaiticus D15-8W genome encodes:
- a CDS encoding putative bifunctional diguanylate cyclase/phosphodiesterase: MSNAQAPWQVLIITSGNAGEGEMLESTSREVQAKGAKVLLAAESDAVAQVNQAEASKDRFAVVVFGPGLRDALSLARKIRVFCPEAHFLFAPNRTEVHSLKGELQRAPMIGKSWSVADFDQHVLPDLIVEAANTNRRRLQLHTTLDRANRQIGTPKPIESHSYRRLVNSDYYLKSFLSQAHEAVVSLDAASRVLYWSDGAERLFGLRLDDVAGRQVSQLPFWNETLASYLDQVRAGDETVKTEIEVSGLQGVAQVEAVISKVREDSGALIGFSLFLRDVTERNRALKAERKAQHDFTLAVAEKEYQRRLFESALSSSLDQVYVLDLDGRFLYANQALADQLELDLDWVIGKKTADLGFPEETVRQIWDHIQQVITTCDSVRSEVPFTAASGKRWVFDYIFVPVLDEQGRIEAVAGKTRDITEHRETSERVWKEANYDSLTQLPNRRLFRDRLELEVKHAERNGASLALFFIDLDRFKEVNDLYGHGAGDELLREAATRIHSCVRESDTVARLGGDEFTVILTELDDEHVERTAQKILDELARPFRVQENICHVSGSVGITLYPSDAVEPADLIRNADQAMYNAKNSGRSQFSFFTRSLQDEALTRLRLMTDLRHAVSEKQLRVYFQPIVRLADSAIVKAEALVRWEHPARGLLLPNEFIQLAEESGQIKRLGNWVFTQAAQWSKRWSQLLGRTFQISINKSPVQFEGRGHKMNWAAHLKEKGMAGNSISVEITEGVILNATATTSDKLLELQEAGMELAIDDFGTGYSSMAYLKKFDVDYLKIDMSFVQDMASNASSRTIAESIIVMGHKLGLKVVAEGVETEDQREWLRSAGCDYAQGFLFSKPLTPEAFEACLKSQAEGVQKTDQV; this comes from the coding sequence ATGAGTAATGCCCAGGCGCCGTGGCAGGTTCTGATCATAACCTCCGGCAATGCTGGGGAAGGCGAGATGTTGGAGTCAACTTCCCGCGAGGTCCAAGCCAAGGGAGCGAAGGTTCTGTTGGCTGCGGAGTCTGATGCGGTGGCGCAGGTCAATCAGGCCGAAGCCTCGAAGGATCGCTTCGCGGTAGTCGTGTTCGGACCAGGCCTTCGCGACGCGCTCTCCCTTGCCAGAAAGATTCGTGTCTTCTGTCCCGAGGCCCACTTTCTCTTCGCTCCGAATCGCACGGAGGTGCACTCGTTGAAGGGCGAACTGCAACGGGCTCCCATGATCGGTAAGAGCTGGTCTGTAGCTGATTTTGACCAACACGTTTTGCCAGACCTGATCGTCGAGGCGGCCAACACGAACCGGCGTCGACTGCAGCTTCACACGACCCTTGACCGGGCCAATCGCCAGATTGGCACGCCCAAGCCGATCGAGAGCCATAGCTATCGACGGCTCGTTAACTCCGATTACTACCTGAAAAGCTTCCTTTCCCAGGCCCATGAAGCCGTGGTTTCGCTGGATGCCGCGAGCAGGGTCTTATACTGGAGCGATGGCGCCGAACGCCTTTTCGGCCTCCGCTTGGACGATGTTGCTGGTCGGCAGGTCAGCCAGCTCCCTTTCTGGAATGAAACCCTGGCCTCGTATCTCGATCAGGTGCGCGCCGGTGACGAAACTGTCAAAACGGAGATTGAAGTTTCCGGACTCCAGGGTGTGGCCCAGGTTGAAGCCGTTATTTCGAAAGTTCGGGAAGATTCCGGTGCACTAATAGGGTTTTCGCTTTTCTTGCGAGACGTAACCGAACGCAACCGGGCTCTTAAAGCGGAACGTAAAGCACAGCACGACTTTACGCTGGCCGTTGCTGAAAAAGAGTACCAGCGAAGGCTTTTCGAATCGGCGCTTTCGTCCTCGCTCGATCAAGTCTATGTGCTCGATCTCGATGGCCGCTTTCTTTATGCGAACCAGGCTTTGGCCGATCAACTGGAACTGGATCTCGATTGGGTTATTGGTAAGAAGACCGCCGACCTGGGCTTTCCTGAGGAGACCGTTCGTCAGATATGGGATCACATCCAGCAAGTCATCACGACGTGCGATTCTGTCCGGTCGGAAGTGCCATTTACGGCTGCCTCAGGCAAGCGATGGGTGTTTGATTACATCTTCGTGCCGGTGCTGGACGAGCAAGGCCGCATAGAGGCGGTTGCCGGTAAGACCCGGGATATTACCGAGCATCGGGAGACCAGCGAGCGGGTCTGGAAGGAAGCCAACTATGACAGCCTGACCCAGCTGCCCAATCGTAGACTGTTTCGCGACCGCCTTGAGCTCGAAGTAAAGCACGCCGAGCGCAATGGGGCCTCCCTCGCACTTTTCTTTATCGATCTTGATCGGTTCAAGGAGGTCAACGATCTGTATGGGCACGGTGCGGGCGACGAATTGCTCAGGGAAGCTGCGACACGCATACATTCCTGTGTTCGTGAATCCGACACGGTAGCGCGACTGGGTGGCGACGAATTTACCGTGATCCTGACCGAGCTGGACGATGAGCATGTCGAGCGCACAGCGCAGAAGATCCTGGACGAGTTGGCTCGCCCTTTTCGCGTCCAGGAAAACATTTGCCATGTCTCGGGCAGTGTGGGCATCACCCTCTATCCCTCAGATGCCGTTGAACCGGCCGATCTGATCAGGAACGCCGACCAGGCCATGTATAACGCCAAGAACAGCGGTCGCAGCCAGTTCAGCTTCTTTACCCGGTCGTTGCAGGACGAGGCGCTGACCCGCCTGCGGTTGATGACGGACCTGCGCCATGCGGTTTCGGAGAAGCAGCTTCGGGTGTATTTCCAGCCGATTGTACGCCTGGCCGACAGCGCGATTGTCAAGGCAGAAGCACTGGTGCGCTGGGAGCATCCCGCCCGAGGACTGCTGCTCCCGAATGAGTTTATCCAGCTTGCTGAGGAAAGCGGCCAGATCAAGCGTCTGGGTAACTGGGTATTCACCCAGGCGGCGCAATGGTCGAAGAGATGGAGCCAGCTACTGGGGCGCACTTTCCAGATCAGCATCAATAAGTCACCCGTCCAGTTCGAGGGTCGAGGTCATAAGATGAACTGGGCAGCCCACCTTAAGGAAAAGGGCATGGCTGGGAATAGCATCTCGGTGGAGATTACCGAAGGTGTCATCCTCAACGCTACTGCGACGACGTCGGACAAGCTTCTGGAGCTTCAGGAGGCGGGCATGGAGCTGGCCATCGACGACTTCGGTACGGGCTACTCCTCGATGGCCTATCTCAAGAAATTCGATGTCGACTACCTCAAGATAGACATGTCGTTCGTGCAGGACATGGCGAGCAATGCCAGTAGCCGTACGATTGCTGAAAGTATCATCGTCATGGGGCACAAGCTGGGGCTCAAGGTCGTTGCCGAAGGTGTCGAAACGGAGGATCAGCGAGAGTGGCTACGTTCGGCCGGGTGTGATTACGCGCAGGGCTTTCTCTTCTCCAAACCATTAACGCCGGAAGCGTTCGAAGCGTGCCTGAAAAGCCAGGCTGAAGGTGTGCAAAAAACGGATCAGGTTTGA